A genomic region of Notamacropus eugenii isolate mMacEug1 chromosome 3, mMacEug1.pri_v2, whole genome shotgun sequence contains the following coding sequences:
- the LOC140533153 gene encoding LOW QUALITY PROTEIN: serine protease 58-like (The sequence of the model RefSeq protein was modified relative to this genomic sequence to represent the inferred CDS: substituted 1 base at 1 genomic stop codon), whose protein sequence is MDLINCIPFPENCLVFGSLVSLPVSCDDTDEMALPYLVYLRSSFQPCIGTLIHPQWVVTAAHCYLPYLKIIWQNYTVNDQQPTEQELPYEKVISHLNFTSISSEHDIMLIKLATSIQLAKNFQNVELPLEDISVDAQCIISIWSWSDNYFKXDADVLRTLRTDLIPNSQCIYSYPGKLTKDILCVGVATEMPYKCLEVSTSPAVCGGFLQGILSWTDGCILGGDVGIFTKVHSYVPWIKKIISID, encoded by the exons ATGGATTTAATCAATTGTATTCCATTTCCTGAAAACTGTCTGGTTTTTGGCTCTCTAGTCTCCTTACCAGTGTCCTGTGATGACACGGATGAGATGGCTCTACCTTATCTGGTCTACCTGAGATCCAGCTTCCAACCTTGCATTGGGACTCTTATTCACCCACAGTGGGTGGTGACAGCTGCTCATTGCTACTTACC gtaCCTCAAAATCATCTGGCAGAATTATACCGTCAACGACCAACAGCCAACTGAGCAAGAGCTACCTTATGAAAAGGTCATTAGTCACCTAAACTTCACGTCCATTTCTTCTGAACATGACATCATGCTGATCAAGCTGGCCACATCCATTCAATTAGCAAAAAACTTCCAAAATGTAGAATTGCCTCTTGAAGATATCAGTGTGGATGCACAGTGCATAATTTCAATCTGGTCATGGAGTGATAATTATTTCA AATAAGATGCTGATGTTCTACGTACCTTGAGAACTGATCTGATCCCTAACAGTCAGTGCATCTACAGCTATCCAGGAAAACTCACAAAAGACATACTTTGTGTGGGAGTTGCAACAGAAATGCCATACAAATGTCTG GAAGTCTCAACTTCTCCAGCCGTATGTGGTGGATTCTTACAGGGGATCTTGTCCTGGACTGATGGGTGTATCTTGGGAGGGGATGTTGGCATCTTCACCAAGGTTCACAGCTATGTCCCTTGGATCAAGAAGATCATCTCTATAGACTGa
- the LOC140533152 gene encoding probable inactive serine protease 37 isoform X2, which translates to MKYIILFILFVDSFSSGHGAEQDEGLDPHIIQMENHFKSREGVFTQQQCQPVAAHYYLRDIKVILGNSMRRIKKGKESIIYSNQIIQRYNLSTDFYSLIMWYKPAVLYNVQSMSLSTQNVCTGTKHRTSSGGKYPGLNFKVSLIGEKKCQKLELRKINQNRKYVKFVKSFRKLCLETWKWYWVLSAALARFRARKVRHFLGANISDIYHYILSIQKILSTG; encoded by the exons ATGAAATACAtcattctcttcattctctttgtgG ATTCATTTTCCTCTGGTCATGGAGCTGAGCAAGATGAAGGGCTTGACCCCCACATAATACAGATGGAGAACCATTTCAAGTCCCGTGAAGGTGTTTTCACGCAGCAACAATGCCAGCCAGTAGCTGCTCACTATTATTTACG AGACATCAAAGTGATACTGGGAAATTCCATGAGGAggattaagaaaggaaaagagtcgATCATTTATTCTAACCAGATCATTCAACGATACAACTTGAGCACAGATTTTTACAGTCTCATCATGTGGTATAAGCCTGCAGTCCTCTACAATGTTCAGTCCATGTCCCTATCTACTCAAAATGTCTGTACAGGCACTAAACATAGGACATCCAGTGGTG gTAAATACCCTGGGCTAAATTTTAAAGTCTCTCTGATTGGAGAGAAAAAATGCCAGAAATTGGAGCTAAGGAAAATCAACCAGAATAGGAAATATGTGAAATTCGTTAAATCATTCAGAAAACTGTGCCTGGAAACCTG GAAGTGGTATTGGGTACTGTCAGCTGCATTGGCAAGATTCAGAGCAAGAAAAGTTAGGCATTTCCTGGGGGCCAACATCAGCGACATTTACCACTATATCCTCTCCATTCAGAAAATTTTATCGACAGGATGA
- the LOC140533152 gene encoding probable inactive serine protease 37 isoform X1 — protein MKYIILFILFVADSFSSGHGAEQDEGLDPHIIQMENHFKSREGVFTQQQCQPVAAHYYLRDIKVILGNSMRRIKKGKESIIYSNQIIQRYNLSTDFYSLIMWYKPAVLYNVQSMSLSTQNVCTGTKHRTSSGGKYPGLNFKVSLIGEKKCQKLELRKINQNRKYVKFVKSFRKLCLETWKWYWVLSAALARFRARKVRHFLGANISDIYHYILSIQKILSTG, from the exons ATGAAATACAtcattctcttcattctctttgtgG CAGATTCATTTTCCTCTGGTCATGGAGCTGAGCAAGATGAAGGGCTTGACCCCCACATAATACAGATGGAGAACCATTTCAAGTCCCGTGAAGGTGTTTTCACGCAGCAACAATGCCAGCCAGTAGCTGCTCACTATTATTTACG AGACATCAAAGTGATACTGGGAAATTCCATGAGGAggattaagaaaggaaaagagtcgATCATTTATTCTAACCAGATCATTCAACGATACAACTTGAGCACAGATTTTTACAGTCTCATCATGTGGTATAAGCCTGCAGTCCTCTACAATGTTCAGTCCATGTCCCTATCTACTCAAAATGTCTGTACAGGCACTAAACATAGGACATCCAGTGGTG gTAAATACCCTGGGCTAAATTTTAAAGTCTCTCTGATTGGAGAGAAAAAATGCCAGAAATTGGAGCTAAGGAAAATCAACCAGAATAGGAAATATGTGAAATTCGTTAAATCATTCAGAAAACTGTGCCTGGAAACCTG GAAGTGGTATTGGGTACTGTCAGCTGCATTGGCAAGATTCAGAGCAAGAAAAGTTAGGCATTTCCTGGGGGCCAACATCAGCGACATTTACCACTATATCCTCTCCATTCAGAAAATTTTATCGACAGGATGA